In Bacillus sp. KH172YL63, one genomic interval encodes:
- the remA gene encoding extracellular matrix/biofilm regulator RemA encodes MSIKLINIGFGNIVSANRIISIVSPESAPIKRLIQDARDRGTLVDATYGRRTRAVIITDSDHVILSAVQPETVAHRLTDKEDLVEEGQGK; translated from the coding sequence ATGTCGATCAAGCTCATCAATATAGGTTTTGGAAATATTGTTTCAGCTAACCGCATCATATCAATTGTCAGCCCTGAATCAGCCCCGATCAAGCGTCTGATCCAGGATGCGAGAGATCGCGGAACACTTGTAGATGCTACATATGGAAGACGGACGAGAGCGGTGATCATCACGGATAGTGATCATGTGATCCTTTCAGCTGTGCAGCCCGAAACCGTTGCTCATCGTTTGACTGATAAAGAGGATTTAGTAGAAGAAGGGCAGGGTAAATAA
- the gmk gene encoding guanylate kinase, giving the protein MKEKGLLIVLSGPSGVGKGTVRKAIFSQEDTKFEYSISMTTRSPREGEVDGVDYFFKSREEFETLIEQGKLLEHAEFVGNYYGTPVDYVRQTIEDGKDVFLEIEVQGAQQVRDKFPEGLFIFLAPPSLSELQNRLVTRGTETEDLIEGRMNTARKEIEMMNLYDYIVENDQIENAVGKIKSIVQAEHCKRERVQQRYLNMLEVE; this is encoded by the coding sequence ATGAAAGAAAAAGGATTGCTGATCGTGCTTTCCGGGCCATCAGGTGTAGGGAAAGGAACAGTACGTAAAGCGATTTTTTCCCAGGAAGATACCAAGTTTGAATATTCCATCTCCATGACAACACGGAGTCCCCGTGAAGGCGAAGTGGATGGTGTGGATTATTTCTTTAAATCAAGAGAAGAATTTGAAACACTGATTGAGCAGGGGAAACTCCTCGAGCACGCCGAATTCGTCGGGAATTACTACGGGACACCGGTGGACTATGTCCGCCAGACGATCGAGGACGGAAAAGACGTATTCCTCGAAATCGAAGTGCAGGGTGCCCAGCAGGTCAGGGATAAGTTCCCTGAAGGGCTGTTTATTTTCCTTGCGCCGCCAAGCCTTTCTGAACTTCAGAACCGCCTTGTGACAAGGGGGACTGAAACAGAGGACCTCATCGAAGGAAGAATGAACACAGCAAGAAAAGAAATCGAAATGATGAATCTGTATGATTACATTGTTGAAAATGATCAAATCGAAAATGCCGTCGGTAAGATCAAATCCATCGTTCAGGCGGAACACTGCAAGCGTGAACGCGTGCAACAAAGATACTTAAATATGCTGGAGGTTGAATAA